A region from the Cryptosporangium arvum DSM 44712 genome encodes:
- a CDS encoding penicillin acylase family protein, which yields MNVARVLRRIGLSLLVVLVVVASVAGGTVYFTIRASLPDYTGTVRVPGLDADVQVYRDAQGIPQVYAQNADDLFRAEGYLHAVDRFWEMDFRRHVTSGRLAELFGPSQVSTDKYIRTMGWRRVAEQELPLLSAESRRWLQAYAEGVNAWIGEHSGRSAGLEYAVVGLQNSGYEIERWTPVDSLSWLKAMAWDLRSNMGDELERARLLASGLDWEQINELYPAYPYRSNPPIVTSGAVVDGTFQPTAVVPQEREGAPPTRRTAGGGGGSPETGDEAAVRAALRGLGGRLDTLGAGLGSLPQLLGTGEGIGSNSWVVGGSKTATGKPLLANDPHLGPAMPSVWYQVGLHCTTVGAACPFDVSGFSFSGVPGVVIGHNARVAWGFTNLGPDVTDLFLERVRGNTYERDGEQVPLVTRTERIKVAGGDDVTLTVRSTVHGPLLSDQDEDLRAIGAKPGVDAQGVPTQEPQTADPAYAVALSWTALQPSRTADALFTLNRVANFTEFRAAAKLFAVPAQNMVYADVDGNIGYQAPGTIPIRGSGDGLFPAPGWNPSYDWVGTVPFEQLPYTYNPPAGYIVTANQAPVREGAGPVLGYDWDTGYRSARIDALLQAKSAAGPVDADDMSAIQMDSWSAAAAELVPVLTKIGDVPASARAARDLLGRWDLHQTQSSAGAAYFNAVWRHLLRRTFDELPDDLTPDGGGRWFLVVSNLLRDPDSPWWDEKGTSAVEQRDDVLRDALTDAADELTGRLGDDVSEWRWGDLHTLTIRNQSLGTSGIGVIEALFNRGPYPVGGGSSIVDATGWTPAEGYEVSWVPSMRMVVDLADLDRSRWVNLTGQSGHAFSDHYTDQVELWRNGRTTPMRWDREEIRRGARYVQKLTP from the coding sequence GTGAACGTCGCTAGGGTTCTGCGCCGGATCGGCCTTTCTCTCCTCGTCGTCCTGGTCGTCGTGGCCAGTGTCGCCGGGGGCACCGTGTACTTCACGATCCGCGCGTCCCTGCCCGATTACACCGGCACCGTGCGGGTGCCGGGCCTCGACGCCGACGTCCAGGTGTACCGGGACGCCCAGGGCATCCCGCAGGTCTACGCGCAGAACGCCGACGACCTGTTCCGCGCGGAGGGCTACCTGCACGCCGTCGACCGGTTCTGGGAGATGGACTTCCGGCGGCACGTCACGTCCGGGCGGCTCGCCGAGCTGTTCGGCCCGTCGCAGGTCTCCACCGACAAGTACATCCGGACGATGGGCTGGCGGCGCGTCGCCGAGCAGGAGCTTCCGCTGCTGTCGGCGGAGAGCCGGCGCTGGCTGCAGGCCTACGCCGAGGGCGTCAACGCGTGGATCGGCGAGCACTCCGGCCGCTCGGCCGGCCTGGAGTACGCGGTGGTGGGGCTGCAGAACTCCGGCTACGAGATCGAACGCTGGACGCCTGTCGACAGCCTCTCCTGGCTCAAGGCGATGGCCTGGGACCTGCGCAGCAACATGGGCGACGAGCTCGAGCGCGCGCGGTTGCTCGCGTCCGGCCTCGACTGGGAGCAGATCAACGAGCTCTACCCCGCCTACCCGTACCGGTCGAACCCGCCGATCGTGACGTCCGGTGCGGTCGTCGACGGCACGTTCCAGCCGACGGCCGTCGTGCCGCAGGAGCGGGAGGGAGCGCCGCCCACCCGGCGCACGGCCGGCGGCGGTGGTGGCTCACCGGAGACCGGCGACGAGGCCGCCGTCCGGGCCGCGCTCCGCGGTCTCGGCGGCCGGCTCGACACGCTCGGCGCCGGCCTCGGGAGCCTGCCCCAGCTGCTGGGCACCGGCGAGGGCATCGGTTCGAACTCCTGGGTCGTCGGCGGGAGCAAGACCGCGACCGGCAAGCCGCTGCTGGCCAACGACCCCCACCTGGGCCCGGCGATGCCGTCGGTCTGGTACCAGGTCGGCCTGCACTGCACCACGGTCGGCGCGGCCTGCCCGTTCGACGTGTCCGGGTTCAGCTTCTCCGGGGTGCCCGGGGTCGTCATCGGGCACAACGCCCGGGTGGCGTGGGGCTTCACCAACCTCGGCCCCGACGTCACCGACCTGTTCCTGGAGCGTGTCCGCGGCAACACCTACGAGCGTGACGGCGAGCAGGTGCCGCTGGTGACCCGCACCGAGCGGATCAAGGTCGCCGGCGGGGACGACGTCACGCTCACGGTCCGTTCCACCGTCCACGGCCCGCTGTTGTCCGATCAGGATGAGGACCTGCGCGCGATCGGTGCGAAACCGGGCGTCGACGCCCAGGGCGTGCCCACCCAGGAGCCGCAGACCGCCGACCCGGCCTATGCGGTGGCGCTGAGCTGGACCGCGCTCCAACCGAGCCGCACCGCGGACGCGCTGTTCACCCTGAACCGCGTCGCGAACTTCACCGAGTTCCGCGCGGCCGCGAAGCTGTTCGCCGTCCCCGCGCAGAACATGGTCTACGCCGACGTCGACGGCAACATCGGCTACCAGGCGCCGGGCACGATCCCGATCCGCGGCAGCGGCGACGGCCTGTTCCCGGCGCCGGGTTGGAACCCCAGCTACGACTGGGTCGGCACGGTTCCGTTCGAGCAGCTGCCGTACACGTACAACCCGCCCGCCGGGTACATCGTCACCGCGAACCAGGCCCCGGTCCGGGAGGGCGCGGGCCCGGTGCTCGGCTACGACTGGGACACCGGGTACCGCAGCGCGCGCATCGACGCGCTGCTGCAGGCCAAGTCCGCGGCCGGCCCGGTCGACGCGGACGACATGAGCGCGATCCAGATGGATTCCTGGAGCGCGGCCGCCGCCGAGCTGGTGCCGGTGCTCACGAAGATCGGGGACGTTCCGGCGTCGGCACGCGCGGCCCGGGACCTGCTGGGCCGGTGGGACCTGCACCAGACCCAGAGCTCGGCCGGGGCGGCCTACTTCAACGCGGTCTGGCGGCACCTGCTGCGGCGCACGTTCGACGAGCTGCCGGACGACCTGACCCCCGACGGCGGCGGCCGCTGGTTCCTGGTGGTCAGCAACCTGCTCCGCGATCCCGACTCACCGTGGTGGGACGAGAAGGGCACGAGCGCGGTCGAGCAGCGCGACGACGTGCTCCGCGACGCCCTCACCGACGCCGCGGACGAACTGACCGGGCGGCTCGGCGACGACGTCTCCGAGTGGCGCTGGGGCGACCTGCACACGCTGACGATCCGCAACCAGTCGCTGGGTACGTCGGGCATCGGGGTGATCGAGGCGCTGTTCAACCGGGGCCCGTACCCGGTGGGCGGCGGGAGCAGCATCGTCGACGCGACCGGGTGGACGCCGGCCGAGGGATACGAGGTGTCCTGGGTGCCGTCGATGCGGATGGTCGTCGACTTGGCTGACCTGGATCGCTCACGCTGGGTGAACCTCACCGGCCAGTCCGGGCACGCGTTCTCCGACCACTACACCGACCAGGTTGAACTCTGGCGGAACGGTCGGACAACGCCGATGCGATGGGACCGGGAGGAGATCCGGCGC